The sequence AGCCCCGCGAGGATAAAGCTGATACCTATACCAGATGGGGCTAGCCTGACACCGAGCAGGAGGTGTATCGCGGCCGTGACCAGTGCCGCGACGACACCGATCCAGTGTCGGCTGTCTAGCGAAGCTACATCAAGTGAAGGTCCCTGTGTCTCCGTCGCGGCCATGGGTTTGATTCGACTTTCAGTCATATAACAACACTCCCAAATGTGTCGCTCACCGCTCGAAATCCGGCCGTTGAAGCCCGGTGATTCTGGTACAGGCCTCGGCGTCGAGTCGCTGTCCAGCGGCGTCTATGTTCTCGACGATATGAGATGGTGTCGTACTGGACGGAATTGGAACGACGCCCTGTGTGACGTTCCACGCCAGCACCGCTCCGGCTGGTGATAAGCCAAACGCCTCCGCGATATCCACCAGAACTGGTTCGTCAAGCAATCCGGGAGCCGACAGCGGCGAGTGTGCGACGACCCTAATGCCTCGCTCGTGACAGTACTCGACGAGGTCAGTCCGTGGCTGGTACGGATGGCGCTCAACCTGGACGAGTGCCGGCCTGACAGTCCCGCTCTCGATGACCGTCTCCAGTTGGGGCTGCGAGACGTTACAGAGCCCGAGCGTGCGCGCCCAGCCCCGCTTGTGGAGGGTTTCCAGATTCGCCCAGGCTCGCTGGAGCGAGACCGAGTCGGTCTCGATGTCGCCCGCGTCGTCCTCGGGGAAGGTCAATGCCTCCTGGCGCTCGATTGGTTTCTCGGCCAGTCGATCTAAGCGCCCGCTGTGAGCCCACGCCTCTGGCCAGTGTAATGCGTAGCAGTCGAACGCGTCGATGCCTAACTCGTCGAGACTGCCCCGACAGGCCGTAAGCATGTGCTCCTGACGATGGTTCGTGCGCCAGACTTTCCCGAGCAGGAACACCTGATGCCGGTCGGGCGCGCCCGGAGCGGCAAGGATACGGCCGATACGGTGTTCATTACCGTACAGTTCGGCGCTGTCGAGCAGTCGGTAGCCGGCATCGAGGGCCGCCGCAATGGAGTCCGCGCGGTCGACGTACGTTCCGTTGCGGTAGCGGGAACAGCCAAACCCGACGGCCGGGAGCCGAATCGCTTGCTCTTGGCTACTGTTCGGGGTGACTGTCGGTGCTGGCTGAGGGGCGGCCGCCACGCCGTAGTCGGACACGGACTCCGGCCCACTCGTCTCCGCAGTCGTCTCAATCGCGTTACAGACCGCGACAACGTGGGCGCCACGGCGGCCCGTCTTCCGCGACGGAGAACCACGATTGACACTGGCCGCAAGCGACTCCACCGGGTCGAGATAGCGATACGGTTGTGTGGGGTGCTGGGCGGGCGCGTCGATGTATTCGCGGCCGACGCGACCATACTGAACGGCTGAGGGGCTGTCGGCCATTGCGCCGGTCCCGCGGAGATACAGCGAGCCGTCGTCGCCGTGGAGTTCGAGCCCGTAGAACTCGCGACTCCGGTGTGGCGCGTAGAAACTCGCGGTTAGCCGCACGGTCAGACCGCCGTCAAACGCGAGCGTCGCCTCAATGTGGCTCGGGACGGACGGCCGTTTTGCCTCCCGCTCGGGCCAGCTATCGAGTGCAGTAGCGGACTGGACGGATTTGACGGGGCCAAACCACGAGATCAGCAGCGCGAGCGGATAGACACCGCCGTCGTAGAGCGGCCCAATAGAGAGAAACGAATCGGGCCGGTCGTGCCAATCGGTCACGCGGCCGACGTGAGCGTGGGCGTATCCTAGCTGGACGGGACCCATACGACCGTCGGCGAGCAGTCGTCCAGCACGACGCTGTGACGGCCCCTGGGGCGTGCCCGGGGCACAACCAAGCGCCAGATTCCGGTCCCGGGCCAGCGCAAGCAAATCGGCGGCGGCCGCCTCTTCCAGTGCCAACGGCTTCTGCGAGTACACGTGTCGCCCTGCTTCGAGTACCGTTCGAGTCACCGATGCGTGGGCAGCGTGGTTCGTCAGGTTCACCACCAGCGGAGCGTCGACGGCGGTGAGCGCGGTGTCGAGGTCGGTAAACGCCGGGCAATCGTGTTCCGCGGCGAGTGCCTTCGCCCGGTCCGCTTCGAGGTCACAGACGCCCGCCAGCGAGAGCGGGCCATCTGCCAGCTCTGCCGCGTACTCCGCCGCGATACTGCCCGCACCGACGAACAGACAGTGCACACTCCGATAGAGGCGTCCTCACATATATATCATATCGACAGTGGGGTTTTATTCGCCGCCGCCGAATGCCAGACGTGACAGAACCGGGGATGAGCCGGCTGGGGACGGCGTACTTGCGCGCGTTGCAGGCGCTGGGCCGGCGGATTCCGTACGGAACGAACGTCTACGAGCGCGAGTGGGACGTACTCGTCGTCCTCGACGCCTGTCGAGCGGATCTGCTACGGACGGTTGCCCCCGATATCGAGTTGTTCGATTCCGTCTCGACGGTCCGCTCGATCGGGAGTTCGTCCTCGGAGTGGCTCGAAAACACGTTCCTCGGTCATCCGGAAACAGCCCACACCGTCATGGTCACCGGCAACACGTGGACAGACCGGTATCTCGATGCCGATGCCTTCGCCGCGCTGGACGAAGTCTGGAAGTACGCGTGGGACGAGGATTTGAACACCGTCCCGGCCGCGGCTATCACAGACCGGGCCATCGCGCAAACCCGGTGTCTGGACCCCAAACGGTTGGTCGTCCATTACATGCAGCCACATCACCCGTTTATTCCCGACCCGCTGGATAGTGACGGCGGGCTGGCCCGCAATGGAAGCCACAGTAACACGGCGAATCCGTGGGTTGCGCTCCGCCGCGGCGAAGTCTCGCCGGAGTGCGTCTGGAACGCCTACGAAGCAAACCTGCGGTACGTCCTTCGGGAAGTCGAAGCACTCGTCAAAAACGTCGACGGCCGAATCGCCGTCACCGCAGACCACGGTAATCTCTTCGGGGAGTGGGGGCTGTACGGCCATCCGATGCACACGCCAGTCCCGGCGCTACTGGCCGTGCCGTGGGCTGAGACGAGCGGCGTCAATCACGGCCAGCGCGAGCCCGAACTGACGCCACCCGAGCCACTCCCGGTTTCGCGTGTCTACGGTGCTGCGAGTGACAGGGACCGACTCGACTCGCTTGGATACTTATAATTCTTGCTGAGATACCTTTTAGTCCGAGAAAGCCTGGATTGAAGACGTGCATCCCCGGAGCCGTCGCCGCGTTCGAGCTGGGTCGCACCGAACCATCGGCACCGGTTCACACTCACGCCGCCAGGAGCCAGTATAATGCCCGCCAAAGCGCTGTACTTTACTGGCTCGGAATCAGTCAGGGTCGACGAAGAGACGGTGCCCGACCCTGGTCCCACAGAGGTCCGTGTCCGGACAGAATTGTCGGGCATCAGTCCCGGAACGGAGCTGTTGGTGTACCGCGGTGAGGTCGATTCGGAGCTTACGACTGACGAGACGATCGACGCCCTCGACGGCACATTCTCGTATCCCCTGCAGTACGGCTACGCTGCGGTCGGCTGTGTCACCGCCGTCGGGGAGACGGTTGACGACGGCTGGCTGGACCGGCGTGTGTTCGCGTTCAACCCACACGAAAGCCACTTTCTCGCCGAGCCGTCGTCGCTCATCCCCACGACATTACCACCGGAACAGGCAGTATTCATCCCGAACGTCGAGGCGGCGGTCAACTTCGTGATGGACGCCCGGCCGCGTATCGGCGCTCGGGTGGTCGTCTTCGGCCAGGGCCCGGTCGGGCTACTGACGACCGGACTCCTAGCCGAGTTTCCGCTGTCGTCGCTCGTAACAGTCGACCCCTGTGCTGGCCGCCGTCGACTCTCGGAAGCGCTCGGTGCAAACCGGTCGGTCTCCCCGGGGAATCTCAGTGACGCCGACGCCGACATCACCTTCGAACTCTCGGGGAACCCCACCGCACTCGACAGGGCGGTCGACGCCACTGGCTATGCAGGCCAAGTCATCGTCGGGTCGTGGTACGGCTCGAAGGACGTCTCACTCGACCTCGGGCACCACTTCCATCGGAGCCACATCCGCTTTCGCAGCAGTCAGGTGAGCCGAATCGACCCGGACCACGCGGACCGCTGGGACAAGGACCGCCGACTGGACGTTGTTCGGTCGTGGTTGAGTGACACCGACCTCTCAGCGCTGCTGACACACGAAATCGACATCGAACGTGCGGCCGACGCGTATCAACTCCTAGAGAACCGGCCAGATGACGCAGTCCAGGTCGTGTTGACGTACAGCTGACACCCGAAATTTAGGTTTGCCCCGACCGTTTGTGCAGGCATGTACGCGACGACAGTGCGGACCGAGTTCGTGGCACAGCACTACCTCACTGTCCCAAACCCGGGCCTCGAAGGTGACCCACACTCACACCACTACAGAGTTGAGCTGTGTTTCCGGGGCCCCGAACTCAACGAGTTCGATTACATCGTTGACATCGACGATGCCGACACAGCCCTGTCGTCACTCGCCGGCCGGTACCGGGACACGATGCTCAACGAACTCCCGGAGTTCAAGGGGTACAACCCCAGCGTCGAACGGTTCGCCCGGGTCATCTTCGAACGTGTCATGGAGCATGTCACCGACGAGACAGTCACCGAACTGTCAGTCACCATCTGGGAGGACGACGAGGCTGCTGCAAGTTACGACGCCGCCGTATGAGGGTCGGACTGACGCTGTACGGGAGCCTCGACGAGCAGTCGGGCGGGTTTCGGTACGATAGAAAACTCGTCGAGGGACTTCGTGACGCCGGAAACACCGTCGAGTGTATCCAGCTCCCCTGGCGTGACTACCACAGAGGACTCCTCGACAACGGGTCGCGCAAGCTCCGCCGGCGACTGGACGTCGACGTCGACGTTATGTTGCAAGACGAACTCGCCCATCCGTCGCTCGTCCGCACGAACCGTGCCCTCTCATACCCGATCGTCAGCATCGTCCATCACCTACGGGCGAGCGAGCCGCGCCGACTCGCGCCGCTGTACCGAGCAGTCGAGCGACGCTATCTCGGGACTGTTCGGGGCGTCGTCTGTAACAGTACTACGACCCGAGGCGTCGTGACCGACTTGGGCGTCAACCCCAACAACACCGTCGTTGCGCCGCCGACCGGGGACCGGTTCGCCCCCGAAATCGACCGGTCAACAGTCGAGCAACGGGCCACCACCGAGCCGCTACGAGTCGTTTTCGTCGGGAACGTCACGCCTCGAAAGGGACTGGATACGCTCGTCGACGGTGTAGCCAAGGCAGATGCCGACATCGAACTGACCGTCGTTGGTCGCCCTGCCGACGCGGCCCATGTTACTGCGGTCCGGAACCGCGTCCGAGAACACGGTCTGGATGACCGCGTACAGTTCACGGGGCGGCTTCTGGATTCCGAACTGGCGAGCACGCTCCGGTCGAGCCACGTTCTCGCAGTGCCGTCCCGATACGAGGGATTTGGCATCGTCTACCTGGAGGGGATGAGCTTCGGACTACCGGCGCTCGCCACCCGGGCGGGCGGAGCAGCCGACATCATAACTGATGACAAAACGGGGGCACTCGTCGACCCCGACGATTCGGCAGCTGTCGCCCGCGAACTGGAGCGGTTCGCTACCGACCGGGACCGACTGGCCGAAATGGGGTGGGCCGCAAGACAGAGCTATGAGGCGCATCCAGACTGGGAGGCGACGGTAGCGCGTGTCCGCGGCCTGCTGTCCGACATCGTACAGCCCGCGGAGGTGCCGGCGTGACGGGGTCCTTCCAGCGGTATCTGCGGGCCAAGCAGACTATCGACGACCGCGCGGTGGACCGCCGGCTGATCGAAACCCTCCGCGAGCAGTTGGCGGCCCGGGCAGCCGACACTGACGGACCACTACGTGTCCTCGAAATCGGGGCTGGCATCGGCACGATGCTCGCTCGCTTCGTCGAGTGGGACGTGCTTCCTGCGGGCGATATCCGCTACACAGCGGTCGATATTCAGTCAGAGAACCTGGCCCACCTGCCCGACTATCTCCGTGACTGGACCGCCGACCGGCAGATATCAGTGGGAGACAGTCCACCCGTCCTGGAAGGCGAAAACCGACGGATTCGGATTGAGACGGTCCAGGCCGAAGCGGTTGCATACGCCGAAGCCGCCGACGGGGAGTACGACCTCCTCATCGGGGCCGCCCTGCTCGACATTCTCGACCGTGAAGAGCTGGCGACGCTACTCGAACCGCTTGCACCCGGTGGTCTGTACTACTTCCCGATCACGTTCGACGGCGCGACGCGTTTCCAGCCCAGCCATCCGGCCGACCGAGCGATCGAGGGTCACTATCACGACCACATGGACGCAAAACAGGGCGGAGACAGCCGCGCCGGCGGCACCGTGCTTGCCCGACTCCAGCGCCTCGACGGCACGACGCTCTCGGCGGTGGCCGGATCAGACTGGATCGTCCGGCCTATAGACGGAAGTTACCCGGCAGACGAAGCCTACTTTCTCCGCTACATTCTCGATACAATCGGAGATGCAGTCGATGAGGTGACAGGTAACGACTTCGAGGACCTTGAGACCTGGCTGGCACGCCGGCGAGAACAGGTCGCTGCAGCCGAATTACTGTATTACACACATCAGCTGGATTTCTTTGGGTGTATCGACTCGTAAACCGGTGCTACTGACTGATTTCCAAACACAAACATAGGTCAGTTCCTGAATACCTATGTGACAAATACGCAGGTAACTCTGGTTCAGATTGACAACTATGGCCCGTGGACAACAACGCCCGAACCACGCCGCGAGGTTGACCTCCAGACGTTACAGTCGCGTCTGTTCGCTGATGTCTCGCAGTTGGTTGGCAACATGGACGGGTACGCCTTCTTCGGCAGGTTCGACAACATGGTCGCCGTCACAAACGGCCTCGATGCGTCCGATCATATCCGCATCCAGGAGTCGTTAGGCAACCGCTATCCGGTGACGGTAAGCATGAGTCTCGAAGCCCGTTCCTCGCCCGTCCAAGCCCTAGGTACCGCCTCCCGTCGCCTCCAGGATACCGGAAGCGCTCAGGACAGTACCCGCCGGGAAGTCCTCCAGGGGGACCCCGCTACCAGTCGGAGTGACGATGATGTTCAGATTGCGCATTTCGATGTCAACGACGCCACAGGCAAGTACACTGACCGCCTCAACGAGTTCGATACTTTCATTCGCATCGAGCAGGGCTACGCGGAACTGATGCGATATCTCCGGGAAGCGCATGAGTCACTGGCATTCTTTGTTGGCGGCGACAACGTCATTGCCGTCTGTTCGGAGATGGGCGCATCGGCATATCGGGATACGATCACCCACGTTCGAGATACCGTAGATGTAGACCTGAAGGTCGGCGTCGGTCGGGCACGCACCGCCCAAACCGCGGGCATGACTGCAAAACACGAACTCGAACACTGTCGAGACACCGGTTCGGCCGTTGAACTCGGCTGGCAGTAGCGAATACGGGCACGTACCCGAACATAGACCGAATTCGGCTGAGTGCCATTGGGTGTGGAGAAGGAATGTCATATAAGTGGTACTCGGATGTGGTATACTCCTTTGCTACCTCAGGGGCGCATATTTGTATCTAAGCTTCCGCATACAGCCAGCATATCGATGTGAAAGGGTACACTCATCGACAGGTGCCCATACCGAGAGTTGTTTTTGTAGAAATGTTATTGAAGCAGATATCAATATGTAGCTGCCAACGAACGCCGCCAGTTCAACGAGTTACACACAGGAATGCAGACGGCTTGCGTGTGTCGTCACTCGTCGGTTTCGCGGCGGATCATGGCTGTCGCCTCGTATGAAATAACCAGTTCGTCGTCCTGATTCAGACCTTCGTAGCGGGCGGTGAGGTACCCCCGGCTCGGATCACTGTCAGAGGGACGTTTGTCGATGATTTCGGTTCGTAATCGTAGCGTATCACCGGGCTGGAGTGGCTGGTGCCAGCGGAGATTGTCGACGCCGACGCCAGCCTGTGTTGCCATGTCCTCGCTGGTCTCGACGTTGAGACGCATACAGATCGCGGCGGTCTGCCACCCGGAGGCGACTAGCCCGCCAAAGACTGAGTCCTTCGCTGCCTCCTCGTCGGTGTGGAACGGTTGTGGGTCGTATTTCTTGGCAAATTCGACGATCTCGGATTTCGACACAGTGTAGCCATCCGACTGGCGCACGTCGCCGACTGCGACATCCTCGTAAAATTGCATATAATTATGAAGATGATGGACAGATAAAAATCCGACGTGGTACAGCCGCTGGTAAAATCCGAGTTGCCGCGATGAGATTGACGACACGGGATACATGTATATCGTATATCCATCTTAAAATATATATTGTAGTTGTTACATAGATACGATGTCGATATGCCCTCCAGCAGTCTTGCACTCCTCTCGGCGACCAGTGAAGAGTGGCGTTTAGCACGCGAAGACCTCCACATCAGAAATGCCACTGACACCAAGCATGATATCCAGGTGAAAATATACGATGACGAGGAATGGTGTCATACAGCACACTATCATCTTCTGGCAGGCCAGTCGGGGTGCTCGGTCAGCCTGTTACAGGACGGCTGTTACAAGGTTAAGGCCGTTCTCGACGGACAGCACGAGTCAGTCACTGCCGTTACAGTCTCTGATGAGCCTGAACAGACCATCTTCATCCACATTCAGAACGACAGGCTCACCATTGAACAAGGAGTGACTCCCTCGAGTCACTGAACCGACTTGTCGCTTCGTCCTACTCGAAGTACTTCCGCGCTGAAGCGCGAGGAGTCCCACGGTGGGACAGGGGGTCCAGAAACGACCTGTTCTCGCGGGCATACTCCGCCCGTATACTTGTCGAACAGGCGTGGTACGAATCCCAATTGTCAGCTTTATTCCCGCCGTGAAAGGCGGTTTCGCCTCGAGTTATCGTAACTAAGATTGAGTTAGCTCATCTTTAACACCCATCCGAACAAAATAACAAATTGAATGAGCCCTGCATCTACATCGAACAGGTCCCCTGAATCTGCCGATCCTGTGTCGGGCTATCGCGACAGGCTCAGGTCGATTTATCGCGATTATATCGGCGAACCGGATAAAGAGCGAGACATCTATATCGGGTTTGGCCTCTTTTTCGCAGGAGTCACCCTGGCCGTTGTCGGATTCGGCCTCTTTTTGTACAGTAACGCTCTGGAATCCGGGAGTACGCTGTACTGGCAGATCCGAGAGGTCGCACTCGTCGTCGGATTCATCGGACTGCCCTCCGTGCTATTGAGCGTCGTCGTGCTCCTCCCAGTGGGTTTGAAGACCCGAGTTATCAGTGCCGCTGGCACAGTGTTCTGTCTCGCTGCAACTGTGATTCTGGTTGACGTTTTTCCGTACGGGTGGACGACCAGTGAGGGAATCAACGGGAGCGTCTGGACGATCAGCGTCTACGCTACTGGCCTAGTTACACTTGTCGCTTCGACAGGAGCGGCACTGGTCGCACACTACCTCGAGCGCGCGACAACGCCAGCTGAGTCAGCCGAGCCGGTTGACTCGGCCGAGAGTGAGTCAGAGTCAGTCAGCAAAGCAGACGTAGACAGCGACATAGAGCAAGCGATGGAAGGGGCGGAGCTATCCTGGGGCGGCGTCGAACAACAGCCCAAGACCAAGCGGCTGAATCTGGATATGCCGGACACAGACTCCGACCTCGACCAGACGGCCATCGAGAACTCCGAGGCGACCACGACACGGGCCGACAGCAACGATGTTGACGACGCAGTAGATGGACTCAGGCAGTTGCAAGGTGGCCAATCAAAGACGGATCGAAGTACTGGAACCGAAGAGCAGGTCAACGCTCTTACCGAGTTCCGGAATGAGCAGGCCGAAGACGATGATGTGGAAACTGGTGTCGAAGAGCAAAAGGGCCTTATGAGCCGTCTTCAGTCATTGTTCTTCGAATAAACAGTCTAATTGGTCCCTACGCCGTCTACTGTGGCAGTTTCGTTGGGTTGGTTTTACCATGTTAGTATCCCCCTACACTTTCTTCGCTCCAAAGTTGGTACGTAAGTTGTAATTTGTTCTATAGTATAGGCTAGTTTTTTCAACTTGGTGGGAGGAATACAACCGTATGCCCCAAGGTCTCGATGTCGGTACGATGAACCTCCTGTCTGCACGTCAAGATGGGAACGAGACAGTGTTCGTGCAGCAGCGGAACTCCTTTGTTGAAATTGACTACAGCGACATGGCCGAACAAATGCTGTCGAGAAGTGACGTTCTCCACATTCGCAAGGATGATCGGGTCTATATCGTTGGCGATGACGCTCTGAATTTCGCGAACATCTTCAGCGAGGAGACACGCCGACCGATGCAGGCCGGGATTCTCTCAAGCGACGAGCAATCAGCCATTCCGATGATTAAGCTCATTACTGAGCAGGTGGTTGGGCAACCGGAGTACCCGAATGAGCGTCTGTTTTTCTCAGTTCCTGCAGACCCCATCGACGCTGATGTTTCAACGCTTTATCATCAAAAGACGGTTGAGTCTCTCCTTACTGATATGGGATACAGCCCAGAGCCGATCAATGAGGGGATGGCCGTCATCTACTCGGAACTTGCAAATCGTGAGTTCACTGGTCTCGGCATCAGCTTTGGCGCTGGGATGACCAACGTTTGTCTGTCGTACTATGCAGTCCCCGTAATGAAGTTCTCCATCGCACGCGGTGGTGACTGGATCGACGAGCAAGCTGCACAGGCGACCGGCACGCCCGTCGATAAGGTTACTTCTGTCAAGGAAGAAGACTTCGCACTCAACTTTGAGACGGATGTCGGTGGTATCGAGGGGGCGCTGAGCATCTATTACGACAATCTCCTCGACTATGTCATCGAAAACATCATCAGTGAAGTTGATGAGGAGGACGTCGAGGAAGGATTGGATGTCCCGGTCGTTGTGACTGGCGGAACATCGAGTCCTGATGGCTTTGAAGAGTTGTTCGCCGAACGGATCAATGACTCCGAGATACCGTTCTCGATTAGCGATGTCCGCCAGGCCGAGAATCCACTGTATAGCGTTGCGCAGGGAGCACTCGTTGCAGCGCGGTCGGAAGAAGAGCGCGAAGGGCAAACCGAGCAGCCCGAAGAACCAGACGCCTCCGCTGAGTAACGGGTACTCCCGCATCGAAGCACTGCTCGCCGGCATCAACCAGTATCTTCGCTTGGTCCTCGTTCCAGATGACACAACTGACGTTGAATGTTACTCAGTTTCGTCTCCGTTTTCGTCGGCTTCAGTGTCCCCGTTTTGACTGTCCGCATCGTTCTCGTCAAAACTGGCTGTACCCTCCTCGCTTGATTCACTTTCGCTCTCGTCGATAACGCGGTTCAATTCGTCAGCAGCGTCCTGTCGGAACTTGTTAGCATCAGACCCCAGAGAGATGCCGACCGCAACACCAGCCTGTTCAAGCGAGAACTCTGGTCGGTCTGTGGATTCGTCACTCTCTGGAATCGGGACACTGGGTGTCCGGCCAGTATTCTCGGGTTTACCGGGGGTAGGATCAGGATGCTGGTTGAACCGGGCAAAGGCGAATTCCCAGGACTCTGGAGAAGGTGCCTCGTTGTGATGAGACGTAGAGAGGTCTGCGAAGCCGCACGATTCACAGACAATCGCCGTCTGGTTACCGGTAGCAAGCGTATACGTGCTGAGGTCGGAGTCGCAGCGGGGACACCGCATATAAGATCATGCGTGTCTCTGCTATACAATGGTTCCGTCAGTTCTCCCCCTCTAGGGAACGAGTTATGAGTTGGGCGACCGATGTTGAAGGCAATGCCGGAGATCGAGATTACGGACACACAACAGGCGGATTTAACGGCAATTCAAGAGGACCTTGAAGACGCATTCATCGAGACATACGGTCATATTCGTACGCAAGATGTGGTTGACTACCTCCTCGATACATACAGACCGCCGGAGCAGCTCGAAGGCGAGCAAGGCCTGAGCCGTCCCGACTACGAGCGAATCGCCTCAGCTGAGTATCCGGAACTCCAGCGAATCGCATCTGAGGTGTCGGAGGTTCCCGGAAGCGGTATTGAAGCCGACGAAATGCGAGGGAAGCTGCTCTCGGCGCTCGGGACAGGTGAACTTGCGACTCGCCTTGCAGATGTCGAACCCGAGACGAAGGCGGACAAAGGTGATGAAGAAGCGGCTACTGGTCCAAATAACTCGGCGGATGCGCCCGGCGACGGACACGATAAGACACAAAGCGATACGTCGGGACAGGCTGGTCTAGCACCCGATACCGGCGAAACAGGTGATGCAACCAAGCCCAACGAGACGGCCAATAACGCCCCGGGAGACACCCTGTCGGTCGCTAACCGTTTGCTGACTGAACATGACGAAAAGTGGACTCGGTCAGATGAAACCGACGAACCATACGAAGTCACGCTCCCAGACGGTTCAACAGTGAGCGCACGGACAAAAGATGACGTACGAAAACTGCTGTTCCAGAACTATTGAGCGGACACTCATTGTAACACTACTATTCCACGGTGACCATCTCTCTATGGGGTCACGTCTCGTCGAAGGCTTGCGACTCGCCGTCGGATGTGTCCTCGAGGTAGCCGACTCGACACTGTGGACAGACATCGCCGGGAAAGTACGACGATTCACTCACAGGGAGTTCGAACTCACATCTTGGGCACCGATATGTGGGATCTGAGTCAGTTGTTGTACTCTCTAAGTCGTCCGCTGTGTGCAAACTCTCGTCTCGGCTGTTTTCAGTACTTGATTCTTCAGAAGTTTCAGACGACGGGTGCACAGTGTCTGAAGCATCGTCAATGATGACTGCATCATCGCTATTCGGTGGCGTAGAGTCATCATCATCTGGCTCTTGTGTCGCTGATTCAGACAGGATCACAGCATCGTCGGTCCGCTCCGGTGGTGTCGATGCGGTCACCGCCGTGGATGCATCACTCATTTCTGCATCCGAGGATGGGTCTGCGACCGTGTCCAGAGCGTCCGCCGTCGGTTCGGAAGCATCGGTTGATTCCGTTTCCGCCGCCTGACCCGTGTCTGTTGCCTCGGTCTTGCCCTCTGCATTCTCTCTCCGTCCCACTTGCCGCTCGGTTTCGGCTGTGTATTCGGCATCGTCCGACCGCTCGTCATTTGCTGTCGATTCCGCTATGTTGGATATCAAGCCTCGATTCTCAGAGATATGGCGGATATGTCCACATCGCTGGCAAGACCTGTATTCCCGAACGGTTAGAACAGTGCCGCGCTCGCCTTCATCGTACGACTCCTCTATTTTCGAATCTCCAAATTCATGTCCAAATAGTTCACAGCGCATCCCCAT is a genomic window of Haloarcula sp. H-GB4 containing:
- a CDS encoding permease → MSGYRDRLRSIYRDYIGEPDKERDIYIGFGLFFAGVTLAVVGFGLFLYSNALESGSTLYWQIREVALVVGFIGLPSVLLSVVVLLPVGLKTRVISAAGTVFCLAATVILVDVFPYGWTTSEGINGSVWTISVYATGLVTLVASTGAALVAHYLERATTPAESAEPVDSAESESESVSKADVDSDIEQAMEGAELSWGGVEQQPKTKRLNLDMPDTDSDLDQTAIENSEATTTRADSNDVDDAVDGLRQLQGGQSKTDRSTGTEEQVNALTEFRNEQAEDDDVETGVEEQKGLMSRLQSLFFE